One stretch of Nicotiana tabacum cultivar K326 chromosome 18, ASM71507v2, whole genome shotgun sequence DNA includes these proteins:
- the LOC107795724 gene encoding transcription factor bHLH84-like gives MEPVASMSGEWSSFSGMCLTDEADFMAQLLGNCSLPNELPSTYWTGHESTMNMGGAREVSVYSSNDTNNSMHTDDSSFLFFPPSHENYYPSHSRPILMRNDSSITMEHGLVDTNNPSEVDDFLNQDVSNDSMEFDENMPEAALDGKGLQLGRTDYEQFSEDKMGSSESSKKRSRLHGLEHVPKNKRSGKLEKDLKSGEMDGKNKVVLQRQNSTISCCSEDESNVSHVLTRKTRASRGSATDPQSLYARKRRERINERLRTLQTLIPNGTKVDISTMLEEAVLYVKFLQLQIKLLSSDDLWMYSPIAYNGMDIGLDLRIDVPK, from the exons ATGGAGCCTGTGGCGTCAATGTCAGGGGAATGGAGCTCCTTCAGCGGAATGTGTTTAACTGACGAGGCTGATTTTATGGCACAGTTACTTGGTAACTGTTCGCTTCCAAATGAACTACCATCCACTTATTGGACTGGTCATGAATCAACCATGAACATGGGAGGAGCAAGAGAAGTTTCTGTGTATTCTTCAAATGACACTAACAATAGTATGCACACTGATGATAGTAGCTTTCTTTTTTTCCCTCCGAGTCATGAAAATTACTATCCAAGTCATTCCCGGCCTATCTTGATGAGAAATGATAGTTCAATAACAATGGAACATGGTCTGGTGGATACTAATAATCCAAGTGAAGTGGATGACTTCCTTAACCAAGATGTGAGCAATGACAGCATGGAGTTTGATGAAAACATGCCTGAAGCTGCTCTTGATGGAAAAGGCTTGCAGCTAGGAAGAACAGATTATGAACAATTTTCGGAAGACAAAATGGGTTCATCAGAAAGCTCTAAGAAAAGATCACGGCTGCATGGGCTTGAGCAT GTCCCGAAGAACAAGAGAAGCGGAAAGCTGGAGAAGGATCTAAAGAGTGGTGAGATGGATGGGAAAAATAAGGTTGTGCTTCAGAGGCAGAACTCAACGATCAGTTGCTGCTCAGAAGATGAATCTAATGTTTCGCACGTGTTAACCCGGAAAACCAGAGCCAGCAGGGGTTCAGCAACTGACCCCCAGAGCTTGTATGCAAGG aaaagaagagagagaattAATGAGAGATTGAGGACCTTGCAGACGCTCATCCCTAATGGAACGAAG GTTGATATTAGCACCATGCTTGAAGAGGCTGTCCTGTATGTCAAATTTTTGCAACTCCAAATCAAG CTTTTGAGCTCTGATGATCTATGGATGTATTCTCCCATTGCATACAACGGAATGGACATTGGGCTCGATTTGAGGATTGATGTCCCAAAATGA